The following coding sequences are from one Ruminococcus flavefaciens AE3010 window:
- a CDS encoding PP2C family protein-serine/threonine phosphatase, which produces MKYVFSYVTTEGAVRKINQDSLFIVTAKYKDDEIFFAAVCDGVGGLSGGEKASGYVCKRINRWFTDDFSELISSGASILKIRQSLDDRLHQLNDNINAYAEKKNSDMATTFTAVLVIPQLERILTAHVGDSRLYMISDEEIKLMTSDHSVVMQEVRNGIITEEMAENDPRQNQLTNCIGAGLEDTSYDYSIADISEGTCYMLCSDGFRKKLSADEIHEYLAPSNNKDEKTITYNLECLKNKVMKRGEKDNITALMVKLC; this is translated from the coding sequence ATGAAATACGTTTTTTCCTACGTAACTACCGAGGGTGCGGTGAGAAAGATCAATCAGGACTCCCTTTTTATCGTTACCGCAAAATATAAGGACGATGAGATATTCTTCGCCGCTGTATGCGACGGAGTGGGCGGACTCTCGGGAGGCGAAAAAGCCAGCGGCTATGTGTGCAAGCGCATAAACCGGTGGTTTACCGATGATTTTTCAGAGCTCATAAGCAGCGGCGCTTCAATACTGAAGATACGCCAGTCCCTTGACGACCGCCTGCATCAGCTCAACGACAATATCAACGCCTATGCGGAGAAGAAAAACTCCGATATGGCAACTACCTTTACTGCTGTCCTTGTCATACCTCAGCTGGAGCGCATACTCACAGCCCATGTGGGCGACTCTCGGCTGTATATGATATCCGATGAGGAGATAAAGCTCATGACCTCGGATCACTCTGTGGTCATGCAGGAGGTACGAAACGGCATAATCACCGAGGAAATGGCTGAGAACGACCCGAGACAGAACCAGCTCACCAACTGTATCGGAGCAGGTCTTGAGGACACATCATACGACTACAGCATCGCGGATATAAGCGAGGGTACCTGCTATATGCTCTGCTCGGACGGCTTCCGCAAGAAGCTCTCCGCCGATGAGATACACGAGTACCTTGCGCCCTCCAACAACAAGGATGAAAAGACCATAACCTATAATCTGGAATGTCTCAAAAACAAGGTCATGAAGCGCGGAGAAAAGGACAATATCACTGCCCTTATGGTAAAGCTCTGCTGA
- a CDS encoding serine/threonine-protein kinase, with protein MLNEGFVLENRYKIVNIAGKGGTSVVYRALDLKANNAQRAVKEVKKTNGTDAYNARQESLLIKEFCEKDVKNSYFPNIIEIIDNKPDALYIVQDYIDGVSMEKLLAYYPFRHNMVLKYAKDICSVISFIHKCGLIHSDMKPDNIMVVRTEEDMENSKRPDKFGKLKFIDFGSVIERREGTFAYTPAYAAPEQFRKEELDEKTDIFNIGATLFHMITGRKPMNVSVNGKLVSSAERFVFDKGTNAGLVRIIRKCVHDDKNKRYRSCDELYADLDRAENHTYIRVTAILAGLAVISLGISLFAGIMSHKKGSEDFNTLLEIAESSNEYGERSEAFENVIKADGSYAKAYLELIELYKNDQVFKADEVEQIRRLINENVNLLQRSSEYEDVAYELGILYWYYYFYGSDAEDIKNQNTGITGKIAAVKWFREAQTENFKVKSPKKYQIARVYCAIGDFYSQSQKKENELLGNDISADLWSSMNELGELVETENAGSDIIILETYKTLVNLEYTNMNEFSKAGVSYAEQRKFIENIKEKTEKMYPQGGTAAEAKDYILGSYDMIIQSIEGSE; from the coding sequence TTGCTCAACGAAGGCTTTGTGCTTGAAAACAGGTACAAGATCGTTAATATTGCGGGAAAAGGCGGTACCTCCGTGGTGTACCGTGCTCTTGACCTGAAAGCCAACAACGCTCAGCGAGCTGTTAAGGAGGTCAAAAAGACCAACGGCACCGACGCCTACAATGCAAGGCAGGAGTCGCTGCTCATCAAGGAATTCTGCGAAAAGGACGTGAAGAATTCCTACTTTCCCAATATTATCGAGATAATCGACAATAAGCCCGACGCCCTTTATATCGTTCAGGACTATATAGACGGCGTTTCCATGGAAAAGCTTCTCGCTTACTATCCCTTCCGACACAATATGGTGCTGAAATATGCCAAGGATATATGCTCTGTCATATCCTTTATCCATAAGTGCGGACTGATACACAGCGATATGAAGCCTGATAATATAATGGTCGTAAGGACTGAGGAGGATATGGAGAACTCCAAGCGTCCCGACAAATTCGGCAAGCTGAAATTCATTGACTTCGGCTCTGTTATCGAGAGGCGAGAGGGTACCTTCGCTTATACCCCTGCCTATGCCGCTCCCGAGCAGTTCCGCAAGGAGGAGCTTGACGAAAAGACCGATATATTCAACATCGGTGCTACTCTCTTCCACATGATAACGGGCAGAAAGCCCATGAACGTCTCCGTCAACGGAAAGCTGGTAAGCTCCGCGGAGCGCTTCGTGTTCGACAAGGGCACGAATGCGGGACTTGTGAGGATAATCCGCAAGTGCGTCCACGATGACAAGAACAAGCGCTACCGCTCCTGTGACGAGCTCTATGCAGACCTTGACAGGGCGGAGAACCACACATACATAAGAGTTACTGCCATACTTGCAGGTCTTGCGGTCATTTCGCTGGGAATATCCCTTTTTGCGGGAATAATGTCCCATAAGAAAGGCAGCGAGGACTTCAATACCCTACTTGAAATTGCCGAGAGCTCCAATGAATACGGCGAGAGGTCGGAGGCTTTCGAGAACGTTATAAAAGCCGACGGTTCCTATGCGAAAGCCTATCTGGAGCTTATCGAGCTCTATAAGAACGATCAGGTGTTCAAAGCAGATGAGGTGGAGCAGATACGCAGGCTCATAAACGAGAACGTCAATCTTCTGCAGCGCTCCTCGGAGTATGAGGACGTGGCTTACGAGCTGGGAATTCTTTACTGGTATTACTACTTCTACGGAAGCGATGCCGAGGATATCAAGAACCAGAATACAGGCATAACAGGCAAGATCGCTGCCGTTAAGTGGTTCAGGGAGGCTCAGACCGAAAACTTCAAGGTGAAGAGCCCCAAGAAGTATCAGATAGCCCGTGTATACTGCGCTATCGGTGACTTCTATTCACAGAGCCAGAAAAAGGAGAACGAGCTCCTCGGAAATGATATTTCCGCCGATCTCTGGAGCAGCATGAATGAGCTGGGAGAGCTGGTGGAGACTGAAAATGCAGGCTCGGATATCATTATCCTTGAGACCTACAAGACCCTTGTTAATCTTGAATATACCAATATGAACGAGTTTTCCAAGGCAGGCGTAAGCTATGCCGAGCAGAGGAAATTCATAGAGAATATCAAAGAAAAGACTGAGAAGATGTATCCTCAGGGCGGTACTGCCGCCGAAGCAAAGGACTATATTCTCGGCTCATACGATATGATAATACAGAGCATTGAGGGCTCTGAGTAA